In Alkalimarinus alittae, the DNA window ACTGACTTGGGCTCGCCCGTATCAATCGACTATTACGATCATGCTCCATTCAAGTTTAACGGTGATATCGCTGAGGTGCATGTTAAGTACACGGAGTAAATTCAGCAGAGATAGTTTTATCGACTTGCCTAGGTTCGCCCTAGGTAAGTCAACGCTTGCTCTGTTCTTGAGTGAGCAAAGCTAGCCACTCGAAACAGCCAAATAAGCGACTAATGAAACAATAAAAATAAAACAGCCCACCACTAATAATCCGACAAAAATAAACATCCCGATATGGCCTTCTTCGAGGCTTGACTGGGCATTGTTTCGTCCTTGAACACCAATCAAAGCATATAAAACGCTAGAAAGGGTTTGCCAAAAGGTGAGCTTCGTCTTGGGTTGAGTGGTGTCTGACGTGTTTGGGGAGGGAGTGTTATCAGGATTATTCATCATAAGGCCCCGGAGGCTATACTGTATCAAGTGATTAATGACTTGATACAGTATAGACAGAGGCTTATGTTTTAACTACTTAACGCCTTTCTCACGTAAAAATGAGCTGTATTTTTTGTCGGTACCATTAATGTGATTGATCAACCAGCTCTTGAGATACTCTAAAAGATCTTCGACTGTTTTTTCGCTATCGGCTTCATATTCTAGTACTTTTCTGACGACTGAATCTGTCATTTTTCGATGCTGTTGGCGGTGAGCTTCAAAGTCTGGGTAGCCATGCTCTTCCATCATTTTCTCTTCGCGGGCGAAGTGAAATTTGGTGTAATCGATAAGCTCACTTAACGCATCTTTATCGAAGTTCTCGCCAGTATAATAAAGCGATGAAGTTTGTAGTTGGTTGATGAGCTTTAATAGGTTCTTATGGTCATTATCGATGGATTCAATACCTACGCTGTACTCATCTTTCCACGTAACAAACTGGCTATCCGTCGCTTTTTTGTTAAGGACAATAACGAGGGCTAATGCAACGATCAAAATCCAAGGAAGTGGGTGAGTAAGCCCTAAGGTAAAGCCTAGGAGAATACCGGTTACCAGTGTTAAAAGTAAAAATGCTAGTGCAAAAGCTTTGAGCTTTTTATTCATTGTTGTCTCCGTATAGAGCGAGCCGGGTGTTAGACGCAAAAGTAGATAATTACTATCTTAGTTCGAAATCTGATATTAGAATTGGTTTAGATCAATTTAACGGTCTTTATTTGACCTGAATCTAGTAAGAGACACGACATGACGCCAGCAATCAACAGCGTAGAAAAAGCTAAACTACCTTTTAAAGTACACCAATATGAGCATGATTCAAATGCGGCATCGTATGGTGAGGAAGCGGCTCAAAAGCTTAATATATCGGCGTCTCAAGTGTTTAAGACATTGGTGGTGGCGTTAGATTCAGGTGTTTTGGCGGTATCTGTTATTCCTGTCTCGCATCAGTTAAACCTCAAAGCAATGGCCTCTGCGGTCAAAGCTAAAAAGGCTAAAATGGCCGAGCCTAAAGCGGTTGAACGATCGTCTGGCTATGTATTGGGGGGGGTGAGCCCGCTGGGGCAAAAGAAGTTACTAAAGACGGTGATTGATCAACAGGCGCTGGATTTCGATACTATATTTGTTAGTGCAGGGCGTAGAGGGCTTGAGATAGAGTTATCCCCTAATGATTTAGCGATGATGCTACAGGCTTCTTTTGCTTCACTGGCAAAATGATGCGTCATTAAATCGCAGGCATAAAAAAGGCGACAGCTCTATGAGGCGTCGCCAGAAAATAACAGAAAGGCATGAAACGTTAAAAAAGGGTTGGACTTGAATTCCCAGAAAAAAACAGCGGCGGTACAACTTAACCCGCCGCTTATAAGGGGGATACTACTCAAATCCACAATTAAAGGATAAGAGAAGAACGGCGAATGTTCTACGACAAAAGAGTAAGGGTGCGTGAGCAATTGAAAGGGAGTGTAACAGGGTGTATCGGGGAGATGGACGATTTAAAAACCGCGACTCTTTTTCGCGCCAAAGTGGTGCTCCTACATGAGCTCTCGTATGCTTTTGAGCATTTGTAGGTGCGCCACTTTGACGTGAAGCGTGTTAGCTATTAACCAACAATCGCTAATAACTCAACATCAAAAATCAATGTAGAGTATGGCCCAATTGCGCCACCAGCACCTTGCTCGCCGTATGCCAAGTTATATGGCACGTATAAACGCCATTTTGAACCCACACTCATCATTTGAAGTGCTTCAGTCCAACCTGCAATTACGCCGCCCACTGGGAATTCAGCAGGTTGACCGCGATCGTATGAACTATCAAATACTTCACCGTTAATTAACGTACCGTGGTAATGAGTACGCACGGTTGATGCTTGGCTTGGCTTCTCGCCTTCAGCAGCAGTTAGCACTTCGTACTGTAAGCCAGATTCAGTGACAGTTACTTCATCACGCTTAGCATTTTCAGCAAGGAATTTTTCACCTTCTGCTGATAGTGCTTTTGCTTGCTCAGCTTGTTGAGCTTGCATCTTAGCGCTGATTTCTTGGAAGGCTGCTTCCATTAGCTCTTGTGGAACAGGGCTCGCCTGACCATTTAACGCATCCGCAAGACCGTTTAGTACGGAATCGATGTGTAAACCTTCAAATGGATTGCTAGCTAATTGATCGCCCATTTGACGGCCGATGCCGTAGCTTACGCGTTCTTCAACGGTAGTGTATTTATCAGACATATTTCTCACTTAAAGTTTAAAATTAAAAATGCGAGGGCAGTTTATCATGTTACGTTGATGATTTGGAGTCAGCCCTTTTATATAGGGCTTAGCACTTTTGCAGCTTCGTCACGAAGTGAGTCTGTGAGTGTGCGGCTGAGTGTTGTTCGAAGGTTCCATATATGCCAATAGAGCGGTATATCCAACGTATTACCCTCGACTAATTCGATAACACGTTTCTCGTTTAAATGCTTTTGGCTTTGAACATCAGGCACCATTCCCCAGCCAAAGCCCCTGGTTATAAACTCCAGAAACGACTCTGTGGAGGGGACTCGATGTCTGATTTGAGGGTATCCTCCGCCAAAGTATTGGGTAAGGTATTGCCGTTGTAAGTCGTCGCTATGACTAAATTCAACACAAGGTGCCGCCAAAATTGACGCTTTATTAATGCCAGAAGGAAAGTAGCGTGCTTTATAATCAGGCGAAACCAGACAGCGATAGGTCATTATCCCCAAAGGAATACAGTTGCACCCTTGTATCGGTGCCGAACTGGCACTAATACAGCCTACGACGGTGCCATCTCGCAATAAGTCATGGGTTCGGTCTTGGTCGTCTACATGTATTTCAACAAAGGTCTTACCATTTTTTAAGAGGGGCGTTAACGCGTCCAGCAGCCAGGTGGCCAAGCTATCTGCATTTGAGCCTATCGCAATTGACGCTATACCGTCATCGCTGTTGCCCGCGAGATTACTCAGCAGGTCTTCTTGTAGGTGGCTGACTTGTCGGTAGTACTTCAGTATTTTAACGCCCGCACTGGTCAGTGTGGGAGGGCTTGAGCGGATGATGAGTCTTTGCCCTAGTTGTGTTTCTAACTGTCGCAGGCGTTGTGATATGGCTGACTGAGTAATGCAAAGGCGTTCTGCGGCCTTTTCAAAACTCTGGGCGTCGATGATCTGTGCGACCGCTTCTAATTGTGGGATCTCAATACTCATTAGCAAAACTTATGTAGAAGTAGATTAATTAATTTAACTTATTATAGGGTGGGGGATAGACTTCAATTCATCAAGTAAAAACGTACTTTTTTAAAAGGCCATATTAATGCAAGAACTCTTATTACCCTTGGTAAAAGGCTTTGTGACAAGCGGCAGCCTCATTATAGCTATCGGTGCGCAGAATGCGTTTGTGTTATCTCATGGGTTACGGCATCAGTATAATGGCTTGATCGCCATCACCTGTGCCTCGCTGGATACGCTGCTTATTTTTGCCGGTATTGCCGGCATGGGCGCGTTGATAACGAATACGCCTAATCTAATGTTGGCTGCGGCGCTGTTTGGAGGAGTGTTTTTGACGGTGTATGGCTATAGGGCCCTGAAGTCGGCTATTTATCCAAAACCATTAAACGCTGAAGCGAGTTCTTTTAACTCAAGATCGTCAGCTCTGTTGGCTACTGTAGCCATCTCTCTGCTTAACCCTCATGTTTATTTGGATACAGTCGTACTGATTGGCAGTATTGGAGGGCAGTACCCGATACCTCAGCGTTGGTGGTTTGCAGGAGGCGCCGCCTTAGCCTCATTTGTATGGTTTTTCTCGCTAAGTTGGGGGGCAAAAAAACTAGCGCCATTGTTCAAAAAACCGATGACCTGGAGAGTGTTGGACAGTGTTATTTGCCTAATGATGTGGTCTATAGCGGTATCGCTATTTATGCTGGCGTATGAGTTTGTAGCCTGAGGCTATGAATAAGGGGAGGTTGTGAGAGATAATGCGAATAATATTCCTAACCTGAGACCCCTTAATGATAAATTTTGCCGGAGAAAACTGGGCTGCCCTTTTTATTGATAGCGCAAGCACCTTCGGCTTAGTGGTATTTGCCATTAGTGGCGCGCTGGCGGCAGGGCGCTATAAGATGGATCCTGTGGGGTTTGTGGTGTTGGGGGCGGTCACTGCCATTGGCGGTGGCACGATGCGTTCCCTGCTACTTGATGAGCCTGTCTCTTGGGTCGTTGACCCTAATCTGCTGCTTTTTGTGGTGCTTGTTTCGTTGCTTACCTACTTCTTTATTCCGGGACGAACGGCTCGATGGAAGGCGATGACATGGTTTGACGCATTAGGGCTAGCGGCTTTTTCGGTGACTGGCGCACAGGCAACGTTATCAGCGGGTGCTGGTTGGCAAATTGCCATCGCGATGGGTGTCGTGACGGCGACCGGCGGCGGTGTAATACGCGACGTGCTCTGTAACCAGCAGCCGTTTGTGCTGCGCGGAGAGCTCTATGCATCAACCGCCTTAGCGGGGGCGGGAATATTTGTTAGTCTCGTGGCACTAGCGTTTACCACGCCTACCGCAATGATCTGCGGCTTTGTAACGACACTGGTTCTGCGTGGTTCGGCGATCATATACGGTATTGAGCTAGGGGAGCCCGGAGAGTGGTTTCATACGACAAAAAAACGAGCCGCTAAAACGGCATCAGCCAAAAACGACAATCAAACTTAATTATGGCCTTAGCCCTTTTATCGCCAATCTAACCCATTGCCAGCGGTTGATCAGCAGTGCCGAAAATATCAGCCCGCAGCCAACCAATTGCATGAAACTCATGACTTCACCAAACCACCAACCTGCCAGTAGCGTTGTCCAAATAGGTTCGAGCGTTAAAATCACCGCTGCATGGCTAGCGGGTGCGAGCCCTTGGGCAAATGTTTGAAGATAAAAGCGAAGGCTAGTGGCGATTACGGCACTGGCCAAAAACCACGCCCATATATTGAGAGATATCTGGTCTGGCCATGCCTCTATACTCGATGAAACACTGAGCGCTACAATACCTACCACCATCAGTTGTATCGAGGTAAGCACCAATACTGGTACTTCAGCCACCATGCGGGTATTGAGGTTAAAGTGCAGTGCAAATATCGTAGCGGCCGCTAAAAAGTATAACTGGCCGCTATCTAAGTGGAGTCCGTTATCGAGTGAGAGTAACGCAAGCCCTGCAATGGCCACTGGCAGCGAAAACCAGGTACTTTTGGGCGGTGAATCACCAAACACCCAGCGTGCCATAATCGGCACCAGTACTACGCCCATACTGGTAATAAATGCGCCTTCTCCTACATGCTCAGCTTCAAATAGCCCCATAACCCAGAAGACCATAGCGATTGAAAAAACAACGCCCGTCATTAGGGAACGCTTTAGTGCTTGTGCGGATAATTTTTTGAATTCGGGTAGGCCTAGTAGTCCTAATACAATCCCCGCTACTAAAAAACGAGACCCTATAAAAAGGATCGGCGGCATGCCTTGGAGTGTTTCTTTAGAAAATATCCAACCAGCAGCAGCCAGTAAGGTCACGATTATTAAGAGAACGTCTGCTTTTAAGTGTTGTTGATCTGGCAAGTGAATCGCTCGGCTTTGGAGGTGTTGGTGAAGTAGATATACGTTATTGGTATGGTTGTTGGAGGATAACAAATAAAGAGGATGCGTAGCGAATTTTGGCTTTAGGTTTTTTTAAGGTACATTAGCTGTATGAGTTAAGGATATTCCATTTGTTAACGTAGATGGGGACTTTAACGCGTGGGCTCTTACTGCAAGATTCTGTTACTCTAGTATCAAGTAGTACAACGCTTAATTTTATGTTTAATCAACTAAATGATGCAAATACGTGAATAAACGGCCAACTAAAGCAGACATCAGAAATGAACTCGAATCTCAGGTGCAAGATTTCTTAGACCAAGGTGGAAATCTTGAGCAGGTTGAGAGAGGTGTGAGCGGCCGGTTTGATCAAAATGGCCCGATTAAATCCAATGCGATTGTATTTGATGAGCCTAAAGAAGGTCGAACGTTGCTTAATGAAGTCGTTGCAACGATTGAAGCGCGCAAACATCCAGAACCGGTTAAAAAGCCAGTTCGTCGATCAGCACCTAAAAAGAAACTGATCTATGACGATTTTGGTGAACCACTTCGTTGGGAGTGGGTAGAAGAGTAGGTTTAGTTAATGTTATAACGGGCCATCTGTAACCGGTGGAGTGGCGTTGCCTCCTGGGGAGATAACTTGGCTTACCGCGATATTAGATCTAACCGGCGAGAGCTTTAAGAATACGCCCAATGCAGCCAATAAAAATGCAGCACTAAAAATAATAGCAACAGGGTAATATAGGTTGCCCGCCAAATCTAACTGGCTGTATTTGATCACCATAATCAAACCTTCTAGTGCCAGAGCGACACAGACGGTGCCAATAAAACGAGGTAGCGTTCTTCTTAGCATCACTACCACATCATGCTCTTCTTTGTCTCCGCCATATTCTTTATTAATAACCATCGCAAGCTCAAATACCGCTAATGAAATCACGCCTGTGTTGATGGCTTTTAGGCAAAGTTGCATCAGTTCTTGGCCTTCCATAATGCCTTTTGCCATCATCGCGAAAACAGACAGCACCATGACCAACGACAGCCCAAAGAAAATAATAGAAAACAGGCTGGCAAATACTGAACGGATTGAAATACTTTGTGGCAATAAACTCATTACTGTCCTTTTATAAATATTGTCTGTCTAAATTTGGCTTAGGGCATCTCGCCAACTGCGAAGGCGCCATTCTGGAAGAACTGAACGGCTTGTTTTTTCTTCCGAGCGATTAATATCGGGCCATCATCAAAAAACAGAAAGTTTTTCCAGTTCCGTTTAAATACCGCCCATGATGTTTCAATAATTTTACTACTTTCGTAACAGAAAAAGACGGTGACATTGTCAGCCCAATCTATATGCTCTGTTATCAGCTCAGGTAAATCGGGAGACGAGGAGTCCCAAGCTTTTTGCCAAATCTCTTTGTGTTGCCAAGCGTTTTCATTCGCAGCCCAGTCACCACTCTCCCACTCAGTCGGGAGGTCAGCCTCTTTACTAATACGCTGACGCCAGAGCTGATAAGCACTGGACTCAGACAAGGGCTTAATTTGGGCTAAATCTTCGGCGCTAACAGGCATATCTTGGTGACGGAAAACCCAAGCATTGCGATATTCAGAAAGGTCGATGTAGTTCATCCAGATACCTGATAGTGGTTAAATAGAGCGCTGTATAGTTACTTGCGATAGATTTTAACAGGAGCAGGTATTAATAAGAATAGGTATTAATAAGATAGGTATTAACAACGAGCTATTTACCCCGCATTAGCTAGGGTTCAATTTTGATCTAGTTAGAGTCCATTCAGAGTACACTGGATCCCCGCCTTCACGGGGATGACAATGCGGGGGTGACAAGAAGGTGCAATTTCGGTGTCTCAGGATGGGCTCTAATTAGCGGGAGTTTTTCTAATCAGTTGAGTTATCAAGCGCCGAAATAGCGCTTAGTAGCTCATCTGTCCGGGTTTTCATTAACGCCGGATTGCCCCGAGACTCTACATTTAGCCGCGCTAAAGGCTCGGTATTAGAAAGCCTTAAGTTAAAGCGCCAATCGGCGAACTCCATGCTTAAACCATCAATAAAAGAGACGACATCGGCTTGTTCAGTGTACTGTTGCTCAATACCTTCGAGTACTTTTTGTGGCTGAGTGAGCGTTCGGTTTATTTCACCACTGGCAGGGAATGCAGACATGCGCTCTTTTAATAGCGATGAAAAAGCGGCGTCGGTTCTGCCAAGTAATTCGGCAATCAATAGCCACGGAATCATCCCACTATCGCAGTAGGCAAATGAGCGGAAGTAATGATGCGCGCTCATTTCACCGCCATAGATAGCATCGGTTTCACGCATCACTTGCTTGATAAATGCGTGGCCTGTTTTGCTTTCTATCGGGGTGCCACCAAATTCTGTTACCACCGCTTGGGTGTTCCAAGTCAGCCGTGGGTCATGAATTATTTTCTCACCAGGGTGATGGCTTAAAAATTGTTGAGCCAGTAAGCCTACAATGTAATAACCCTCAATAAAATCACCGTTTTCATCGAACATGAAGCAACGATCAAAATCACCGTCCCAAGCGATCCCAAAATCTGCGCCGTGTTCAATCACTGCTTGTTGAGTCGATGTTCTGTTTTCAACCAGTAGCGGATTGGGTACTCCTGCAGGGAATGAGCCGTCTGGATCGTGGTGAATTTTTATAAACTCAAAGGGTAGGTGGCGCTCAATTTCGTCAATCACTATGCCAGCGCCGCCATTGCCTGCATTGACGACAATCTTTAACGGCTTAAGGTCTTTAAGGTTGATATAACCCAGTAGGTGCTGGATATAGCTATCCATAGCGTCTAATCGGTATTCTGCTCCCGACATTTCAGGCATGGCGTCACAGCCGCCGGAGGCAATCATTTCTTTGATGGCATTGAGGCCGGTATCACCGTTGACGGGACGAGAGTCTTTCATCACCATTTTTAGGCCGTTATAGTCCTTTGGGTTATGGCTAGCCGTCACCATGATGCCGCCGTCCATTTGGTAATGAAAGGTAGAAAAATAGACTTGCTCAGTACCGCCCATCCCGATGTTATAGACATCTGCCCCCGCGCTACGCAGCCCTTTGCACAAGGCTTCAACTAATTCTGGGCTAGATTCACGAATATCATACCCCACAACTACTTTTTCTGTGCCCAGAATAGTCGCATAGGCAAACCCTATTTTTTCAGCCAAATCAGGGTTAAGCTGATCAGGAATTCTGCCGCGAATATCGTAAGCCTTAAAGCAGCTTAAATCCATGCTATACCTCTTCTACATTAATTTTGGTGGGCGCTGAAATGTTGGAATCAACACGGCCATATATATCTTCAAAGCGAACGATATCATCTTCGCCTAAATAACTGCCTGATTGAACTTCAATAATCTCCAATGGGATTTTACCCGGGTTGGCAAGTCTGTGTAATTCGCCTATTGGAATATACGTCGATTGATTTTCAGACATTAAAAACGTGCGTTCACCGCAAGTAACTTCTGCTGTGCCGCTTACAACGATCCAGTGTTCTGCTCGGTGGTGGTGCTTTTGTAGTGATAGACGAGCACCGGGTTTTACAGTGATACGTTTAACCTGGTGTCTACTGCCATTATCGACAGAGTCATAACACCCCCAAGGGCGATAAACCTCACGGTGAGCATTGGCTTCAGGTCGCTGCTTTTTCTCGATAGCTTGCACTAATTTTTTAACATCTTGTACTTTATCTTTTGACGCAACCATCAACGCATCTTTGGTATCGACCACGACGACATTATCGAGACCCAGCAGTGCAACCATGCGATCTTCACCATGGACATAGCAGTTACTCGTTTGCTCAAGTAACACATCGCCTTTTGCCACATTACCGTTTTCATCTTTGGCGTGCACATCCCATAATGCAGACCAAGAGCCCACATCATTCCAGTTTGCTTGTAGCGGAACGACGCAGGCTTTGGTGGTTTTTTCCATTACCGCGTAATCGATTGAGTCATCTGGGCAATGAGCAAAAATATCTGAGTCTATGTGCAGTACTTTGTCTTCTTTACGGCTACGTTGAAAAGTAGAGAGTACCTTTTCATAGATCGAAGGCTCATGCTGTTTTAGCTCTTCAAGATAACAGCTGGCTTGGAACATGAACATACCGCTATTCCAAAAGTAGTCACCAGATGCTAAATAGGCTTGCGCCTTCTCTGCGTTTGGTTTTTCTACAAAGGCTTCTACACGCAGAGTGCCATTTTCGGTTGTGGCAGAGGGGGTGGTTTGAATATAGCCAAACCCTGTTTCAGGTTTATCAGGGGTGATCCCAAACAGTACCATTTCACCTGATTGAGCCGCTGCAGACGCTATTTTAAGGGCGTGATGAAAGGGCTCGATGTTTTCGATAACGTGATCTGCGGGTAGTACAAGCATGACATCATCTTGACCATTTTCAAGAATACTAAATGCCGCGAGAGCCACTGCTGGTGCTGTATTGCGACCAAAAGGCTCTAATAGAATGCTATGAGGTGCGCAGTTTATGGCCTCGAGTTGCTCTTCGACAAGAAAGCGGTGAGCGTCGTTGCAAACCACTACCGGTGCGGAGACCTCTTCAAGAGAAAGACGCTGTATGGTTTGTTGAAATAATGTCTGTTGTCCCACTAATGGCAAAAACTGTTTAGGGTTTTGTTTACGAGATATAGGCCATAGGCGTGAGCCGTTACCGCCTGAAAGAATTACTGGGATCATAATGACGCTCCTTGTTTTAAATTGATTTCCTGGTAATGCCGAAATATCTGACGGGGCATTTCTAATCGGCTATTTATATTGGGTAGCCGATTAGAATATAGACGTTGGATATGACGGTATAAATACGCTTAATTACTTTACTTCGGTATATGCGGGAGGTGCCGCTAATGCAGATACGCTGGTGTTGAATATTCGAGTTAAGTTACCACCCAATCGTGTTGTTTTCATTGGACGTAAGGCCTCAAAGTAGGGTGAAAAAAGTTCACTTTCGGGGAAGTATTTCACATAAGGTTCCATCCAAGAGAGTGCATAGCTTGTTAGCAAGCCGTCTGTAACTTGTGCTTCCCCTGTCTTTTGTTCAAAAGGTGCTGGGTTAGCGAGGCTCTTAACGGTAAGGGTCACAAGCTTGATCAGCGCTAAACGCTCAGAGGTCTTGAGTTCGTTGTGGTTGGCTTCTGAAAAGGCAGAAAGCATAACCAAAGGCTGAATAGCGTAGTTGTGATAACTTAATGCTCGAGTGCTCCTTTTTAGCTCATTGGGTAAAAAACCTTCTGAATCTACTTGCGCTAAGCCTTCACTTAACCCATTGTTTGCCCAATCAAATAGGTCCTGACGGTTAAGTACAACACTCGTTATCATGACAGACCAAGCGGCCCAGTAATCGTGGTTGTTGCGTTTGCTCTCTGGACGGTTACTCCAGTCAATAACAACTTTTTGAGCAACTTGAGCGAGCCAATCTTCTATGGTCTTGCGTTTTTTAGCTTCAATTTCTGGCGCATTTTCAGGCGCTTTAACTAGAAAGTATGATGACGCAACCGTGCCTAGCGCCCATTTACGCACGGACTTGCCAGTGTGGTTATGGTCGTCAGATAAAAGTGCACCTGCTTGGGCCCAAGTTTCTAGCCAGCTAATTAGACAGTGACGACTGGCAATTCCGGGTTTTCCTTGCAGGTAGTCTTCTGCCAACTGAACGCTGCTTTTTTCTAGGTGAGTAATGTCAGATGTGGCTTCTTGATAGCGGCTTTCGGCGTCGGCGCTCAATTCATCTCTTGATGAATCACTGCCTTCGTATTTACTCGTAAACTGTAATGGTCCGGTGTAAGGCGTTGGCGGCATTTCGCAGGTATAGCGACTGTTTTCGTCTTTACCTTTGCCCTCTGTTACAGGCAGATAGTAGCCGTTAGGTGCTTTAAGCATTGTATCGGTATCTAGCTTCGTAGCTGCATAGCTGCCTAAGGTCAATGCCATCATTGCTGTGGATATCCATAGTAAACGTTTAGTTTTCATGGTGTTTCCTCCTTACGTTGTCGCAGTACGGTTTTTTTGTGATTGCTTGGATGCGTTATTGAGCATTTATTAGCGTAGCTCACTATCGCTTCTCTGACACAAGCTAGCCGTTACTTTTAAATCCTGAGGGTAACTGTCATCGACCTTTATATCGAATGATGTGAAAATAAAGTCTTTCCACTCATCTTCAGAACGTAACTCGAATACAAAACGACCATTACTATTCACTCGATCACGGTGCTTTAATGTGATGTTTTCTTTACGACTGTTGTGGTACCAGACTTTTGCCTGTAAGCGCTTTATGTCGGGGTTATTGAATTGAATATCTAATAAGTAATCACCGCTTAATAGGTTCTTAACCTGACCTCCCCCATTAAATAGCACTTCGTTGTTGCCTGTTTTTAGGCTGATGGTGCTAGATAATACTTTGGGCTTTGCGGCGCATCCATTGTCGACTAAAGGGATGAGCTGACGGTAATTAAAACTATTCGATAACGAGGTGTATGAAGGCACTTCCCAGATTAGTAATTTAGGCGGGGCTTCTTGGTAATCTTCGGTTGGAAGGTACTGTAAGAGTGAGCCTATAACGCCACCTCCTGCTTGACCTATATTCAAAACGTCTCTGGATAAAAATTCTTTTAGGTAACCCACAAAATTATAATTGGTTTGCGCTTTCGTAAAACTAGTACCAGCGGCAACGATCTCGGGCAAACTAGCATCGCTAAATAGGTCTGATTCACCTTCTTCAATGGTAGAGGCTTCAAATTCATTTACATACTGTTCTGGGAATTGCGTGCCACAGATTAGATAAGCCGCTTTTTGATGAGATCCGCTAACGTTTAGCAAGCCTACTCGATTATTTTTATATTTCGTTTCTGTAATAGATGAGTAAACACTAAGCTTTGTGATGGTATCAGCAACCAACTGAGCCGTTAGTTTTGCTCCATAGGGTGTCCAATGGGCATCTCTACGAAAATAAAAATCTGGTGTGCTGCCATCATTAATCAGTGTTTCTAAGTTAGGTACGATAATGCCCGTGTCTCTAATTTGTTGTAGTGCTTGGTTGTAACTGTTTGATGCCGCGATAAAATCATACTGAGCATCGACTACTCCGTCTGGATTTATCAAGCCTCGAGTGGGTTGATATACCATGACTAGCTCAGTCCCCTTCGCAGCCAAAGCAGCACGAAACCGATTCATTTCATTCAAGGTGCGTTGGTTAATTTCAAAGCTTTCGTCGAGGTCCAGTTTTGTTCGATATAACCAGCCATCAGTCCCTGCCACTAAATGCTGGCTGACTTTCAGAAACTCTGTGTTGTATGACGCAGGGTCATTGACCTCTGGGCACAAGGAGCAACAGGCTTCTAGTGCATAATGAGGCTCCGCAGCTGAATAGGGCGCATAAAGAGCCATTAGTGCCGAGACCGTCAGTGCTTTTTTAACAGCAGAAGGACGAAAAATAGACATTGTTTTCATGGTTATACTTCTCGTTTATTCTTGAACCCAAACTAATGACGGATGCGCATTGGGTTGACTGATGGCAAATAAGTTGAATATTTCACCGCGTTTAAGGGCTATAGGGCTGGCGGAAGCAATTTTCTTTTGCTCGTTAAAGACCGCTAGCGAAATTTTAACCGCATTGACTTCTCTAAAGCCGCTATTATTGGAGTCAACGCCTTTAATAACGGTACCCTTACCGTTGTC includes these proteins:
- a CDS encoding DUF2947 domain-containing protein, encoding MNYIDLSEYRNAWVFRHQDMPVSAEDLAQIKPLSESSAYQLWRQRISKEADLPTEWESGDWAANENAWQHKEIWQKAWDSSSPDLPELITEHIDWADNVTVFFCYESSKIIETSWAVFKRNWKNFLFFDDGPILIARKKKQAVQFFQNGAFAVGEMP
- a CDS encoding phosphohexomutase domain-containing protein, which translates into the protein MDLSCFKAYDIRGRIPDQLNPDLAEKIGFAYATILGTEKVVVGYDIRESSPELVEALCKGLRSAGADVYNIGMGGTEQVYFSTFHYQMDGGIMVTASHNPKDYNGLKMVMKDSRPVNGDTGLNAIKEMIASGGCDAMPEMSGAEYRLDAMDSYIQHLLGYINLKDLKPLKIVVNAGNGGAGIVIDEIERHLPFEFIKIHHDPDGSFPAGVPNPLLVENRTSTQQAVIEHGADFGIAWDGDFDRCFMFDENGDFIEGYYIVGLLAQQFLSHHPGEKIIHDPRLTWNTQAVVTEFGGTPIESKTGHAFIKQVMRETDAIYGGEMSAHHYFRSFAYCDSGMIPWLLIAELLGRTDAAFSSLLKERMSAFPASGEINRTLTQPQKVLEGIEQQYTEQADVVSFIDGLSMEFADWRFNLRLSNTEPLARLNVESRGNPALMKTRTDELLSAISALDNSTD
- a CDS encoding mannose-1-phosphate guanylyltransferase/mannose-6-phosphate isomerase; its protein translation is MIPVILSGGNGSRLWPISRKQNPKQFLPLVGQQTLFQQTIQRLSLEEVSAPVVVCNDAHRFLVEEQLEAINCAPHSILLEPFGRNTAPAVALAAFSILENGQDDVMLVLPADHVIENIEPFHHALKIASAAAQSGEMVLFGITPDKPETGFGYIQTTPSATTENGTLRVEAFVEKPNAEKAQAYLASGDYFWNSGMFMFQASCYLEELKQHEPSIYEKVLSTFQRSRKEDKVLHIDSDIFAHCPDDSIDYAVMEKTTKACVVPLQANWNDVGSWSALWDVHAKDENGNVAKGDVLLEQTSNCYVHGEDRMVALLGLDNVVVVDTKDALMVASKDKVQDVKKLVQAIEKKQRPEANAHREVYRPWGCYDSVDNGSRHQVKRITVKPGARLSLQKHHHRAEHWIVVSGTAEVTCGERTFLMSENQSTYIPIGELHRLANPGKIPLEIIEVQSGSYLGEDDIVRFEDIYGRVDSNISAPTKINVEEV
- a CDS encoding mannuronate-specific alginate lyase, coding for MKTKRLLWISTAMMALTLGSYAATKLDTDTMLKAPNGYYLPVTEGKGKDENSRYTCEMPPTPYTGPLQFTSKYEGSDSSRDELSADAESRYQEATSDITHLEKSSVQLAEDYLQGKPGIASRHCLISWLETWAQAGALLSDDHNHTGKSVRKWALGTVASSYFLVKAPENAPEIEAKKRKTIEDWLAQVAQKVVIDWSNRPESKRNNHDYWAAWSVMITSVVLNRQDLFDWANNGLSEGLAQVDSEGFLPNELKRSTRALSYHNYAIQPLVMLSAFSEANHNELKTSERLALIKLVTLTVKSLANPAPFEQKTGEAQVTDGLLTSYALSWMEPYVKYFPESELFSPYFEALRPMKTTRLGGNLTRIFNTSVSALAAPPAYTEVK
- a CDS encoding alginate O-acetyltransferase — encoded protein: MKTMSIFRPSAVKKALTVSALMALYAPYSAAEPHYALEACCSLCPEVNDPASYNTEFLKVSQHLVAGTDGWLYRTKLDLDESFEINQRTLNEMNRFRAALAAKGTELVMVYQPTRGLINPDGVVDAQYDFIAASNSYNQALQQIRDTGIIVPNLETLINDGSTPDFYFRRDAHWTPYGAKLTAQLVADTITKLSVYSSITETKYKNNRVGLLNVSGSHQKAAYLICGTQFPEQYVNEFEASTIEEGESDLFSDASLPEIVAAGTSFTKAQTNYNFVGYLKEFLSRDVLNIGQAGGGVIGSLLQYLPTEDYQEAPPKLLIWEVPSYTSLSNSFNYRQLIPLVDNGCAAKPKVLSSTISLKTGNNEVLFNGGGQVKNLLSGDYLLDIQFNNPDIKRLQAKVWYHNSRKENITLKHRDRVNSNGRFVFELRSEDEWKDFIFTSFDIKVDDSYPQDLKVTASLCQRSDSELR